The DNA sequence GCAATGAGATAGAGATCTTCGAACTTTCGTCCAATAGGGAATAGGTATTTGTTAATAAACTCAAGCTTGAAATATTTGTTTCCGATCTGCGGCTCCAGAATAAGCGGAATAAATCGTGTATTGGATCCGAATGCTTGAATGGATTTCCCTTTGAACAGGCGCGAAAATCTGTCCTCGTCATAAAAGGGCAAAAAATTCTGCTGATCATCGATTAATGCCGAAGCGGTGAAAAGATAATCTGGCTTTTCAGCTTCAAGGATATCCTTCACCATGGCGCCCCATCCAGCGGGCTTCAGGTCATCGGCGTCCAGGAAAGTAACATATTCTGCGGAACAGAAGCGCAGACCGCGGTTGCGCGAATGAGAAAGGCCACAATTTCCACTGTTCCGGATAAGTATAATATCGCTGTGAATCAGGCGTATTTCATCAACGATTCTATCGGCCATTTCTGCTTCGGATGAGCGAGAGGCATCATCTACAACTACTATGCTCTGGACAAGGTTGGTTCCTTTTGATCCATATATTATGGATAGCAAAGCTTCCCGCAAAAACTCTGCATCATTATGCGTTGTTACAACTACATCCATCGAAACGTTCATGGAATACCTTCGACTTCCTTGTTTTGCTCTGCCGTGCGTGTCGAAAAATTCAAATAGCGAAAGCTGTAGCCCCTGTGAGCTTCCCTAGTGACAATCATGACGATGTCAGGGGCCTATATCAGCGATGTTTCAGCTAAAATGCATGCCAGCCCTCACCATCACAGGCAATGAACGCCGAATATTTTCCACCACCGGCGTTGATCCGTTGGCGCCAGGCAGTAACGGGTTTGAGAATGTCAGCGACATAGGCAACAGTCCCGGCATTGGCGGCATCGCAGGCAGGTAAAGACGCATAACGGATCGGGCGCAGCCGCACCGCTTCGCTCTCGGCTGTGCCGGCTATTTGCATAGTCCCCTTGGCATCGAAACGAGCAACTTCGCGTTCGGCAGCAATGATGTTGACGGTGCCGGCGGCCGAATGGCCAAGGCCGGTTGTTGGATCGCCCCAGAAACCATAAATCGGGTGTGACGCGGAATAGCCGTTTTCAGTATTGATTTGGGCGCCGCCGGTGGATTGCCCTGCCTGAAAGGCAGCCAATGCGGCACTTGGTTTCTGGGTCGCAATCGTCAGGGGAAATGGCGGAGCGCGCTTTTCATCATAGGTTGCGGGCGGATTGTAACCAAAGATCGAACCGATGCCGACATTGCCGTTGCGAAAATAGGCGTTGGAATGCTGATCGATCAGGAAGCCGAGTTGATTTCGCGAGATCCCGGAGTCCTTGGCGGTTCCCAGCCAGACTGCGAAATTTGTCGGCACCGCATTTCGGCCCACAGGCCCATCGACGGCAAAATTCAACGTTCCGCTGGTATTATAGGTGGCGCCATCCCAGCCGTTCGCCTGAACTTCGCACAGGTCGTCGCCGGCAAGAACGGTGGCGCCGCCAGATCGCTTGTCAGCCTTGCGATTTTTGTAGCAGCCGTAAAAGGCGGAACTGGCATCATTGGAAAACTGAAGCGCGGCGTAATTCCCGCCAACCTGCTTCTTTCCTCCATTATTCTGTATCGTCGTATATGTCAGCGTACCTTCGCGCCGTACAATGGGCTCGTCCTGGGCGCGTGCGATCTCGGACTGGAAAAGACCTGTGGCATACGCCGCCAGCAGAAGACCTGCTGGCAGCACTGCCACGCCCCCCGGAGCGGCCCATATTCTCCGCCCTATCTGTTTCAGAATGTCCAAACGCGAGTCATGTGATGTCATATTCGTTACTGTGATAGCCTCAGATCCAGAACGATCAGAGATCACAAGCTGGCGACCTTGGCCTTGGCTAGCCACGCTTCAGCCACATCCATCGCCTGATCGATCGTCACATCCATATCGAGATATTGATAAGTGCCCAATCGGCCAATAAATGTTATATTCGGTTCCTGCGCAGCCCGCGCTTCATATTGTTCCAGCAACTTTGTCTCAGCGACCATGCGGATCGGGTAATAGGGGATGTCGTCCGGGCCGCAAAGGCGGCTGTATTCACGGAACACGATGGTCTTTTCGAAGCTCGCGGCTTCCCAAGGCGCGAAATGCTTATGCTCGGAAATGCGGGTGAAGGGGACGCTCTCGTCCGGGTAGTTGATAACCGCAGCGCCCTGATAGTCGCCCTCGGCGCGCTCCGGTACGAAATCCAGCGTGCGGTAGCCGAGGCGGCCCAGATCATAGTTGAAGTAGCGATCGAGCGGGCCGGAATAGAATGTGTGCGCGAAGTCCTCGGCCAGATCCTCGTGGCGTACGCCAAGGCGCACGTCGATTCCCGGATGGTTGAGGATGTCGGCGATGATCGCGGTATAGCCATCGCGCGGCATGCCCTGGTAGGGGTGATTGAAATAGTTGTCGTCGTAGTTGAAGCGCAGCGGGAGGCGCTTGAGGATCGAGGCGGGCAACTCGCTTGGCTCGCAGCCCCACTGTTTGCGGGTATAGCCCTTGAAGAACGCTTCGTAGAGGTCGTTGCCTACGAAGCGCAGAGCCTGATCTTCGAAGGTCTGCGGATCTACAATGTCCATGCGTGCCTTGGACTCCACAAAGGCGCGCGCTTCTTTCGGCGATAACGCCTTGCCGAAGAACTGGTTGATCGTGTGCAGATTGACCGGCAGCGAATAGACCTTGTTTGCAACGTTCGCCTTTACGCGGTTGACGTAGGGCATCATCACACCGTGGCGGTTGATGAATTCCCACACGCGCTCGATCCCGGTGTGGAAGATATGTGGGCCATATTTGTGGACCATAACACCCGTTTCGGGGTCACGCTCGGTATGGCAGTTGCCGGCCAAGTGATTTCGCTCGTCGATGACAAGGCTGGCGATACCATTTTCGGCCAAATAGCGTGCTATTGTGGCTCCCGAAAAGCCTGCGCCAACGATACAAATTCTCATTATACTTCCCTGAATCAACCGCGATGGTGCTGTTGCAAAAAATAGATGCGTCCGCAAGGGAGATTGGGTGCGAACTCATGCGAGAATCTTTCGCCTAACCAACAGATTTAGCGGTCATTGCAGATCGGAGGATGGCGTATCCGCGCTCGGCTCCATCAACTCCAATCATTGATCTCATTTGACTGCGATGAGGAACAGCTTGACCCGACACCTCCTCAATGCAACCCTTCGCCAAAGGAACCGTTCCGATGACCGACTTGGGCAAATTCTGAGCAGACACTCCGAGAAATTCCTTTATTCCGTTGATTTTCTGGGAAGAAATTCCAACGACGCGCCGCCTTGACATCGCCCCCGGACCACCCTTCCCCGGTGTGATCGACGCAATCGGGGACTAGGGCGCAGATCTGTAATTGCAGAGCGGGGCGGTGTGATCCCTTGAGGGTTTCATGGATCTGTCCGCACTGGCCGAGCCGGAGCTTGGTCGTGCTGTATCGGGTCTCACAGAGGCGAACGTTGCATTGACTCGATGCGGGCTCTTCGGCCCATCTGACCACCTTCGCAGATCGCTCGTCCCTGCGTTCCCTCTTGGGACACCGCCCTCGGATCAGCCTTGACGCTTCACCGCTGGCAAACAGGTTCTACTCTATCTCATGCTTGGAACAAAGTGCCGTCGCGCAGCATGGCGTGCATGATCACTGCGAGGCGGCGGGCGAGCGCGACACGGGCCTTCTTCAGGCCACGACGCCTGGCGATCTTCATGGCCCATGTCTTCAGGGCAAAGGTCTCCCGGCTTCGGGTGAGGATCGAGTTGGCAGCTTCATACAGCAACTTGCGCACGGTCCCGTCACCTTGCTTGGTGATCCGGCCCGTCCAGTCGAGTTCGCCCGATTGATGGCGTCTGGGCACTAGGCCGAAGTAGGCGCCAGCATTGCGTGATTGTCGGAAGCGGCCCGCCTCATCCACCGCGGCGGCGAAGGCGGCCGATGTCTGCACGCCGACGCCCGGGATGGTCAGGAGGATTTCGCAGGCCTGCGATTGGCTGGCGATGATGCGCAGGCGGCGATCCATTTCCTTGATCTGCTCGACCAGCTCGGCTCGTACGGACAGCAAGGACGTGATGGCATCGCCTAGGCCCGGGATGTGTGCCGCCTGCATGATCCTTTCAAGGAATGCCTTTCCTTGCCCTGCACCTGGGCGATAGCCGAACGTGGCGCAAAGACCGCGGATCATGTTGTCGAGCCGGACGCGTGCCTCGACCAGGTGACCACGCGCGGTAATCACGCTGCGCACGCCATGGGCTGTCGGGGATTTGACGTGCACTTCCTTGTAGAACCCCGTCCGCGCCAGTTGCGCGAGCCCGGCGGCGTCGTGGGGATCGGTCTTGTTCGCTTTCATCGCCTTCAGGCTCTGGTGCGCCTGCCGGGCATCAATGCACACCACCGGGACGCCTAGATCGCGAAGGCCAAGGCAGATCGCCGGCGACATGCGGCCAGTCTCGATCACCGCGCGTTCGATCGGGCCATACCGCTCCAGCAGCGTGGCGATCGCTTCTGGAGAGCTCTCCTCCTTCTCCGACACGAGCTTGCGACCGTTTTCGTCGACAATGCAGACCTGCGTGGTTTCCATCGACAGGTCCAATCCGGCATAATGCTTCATGGCTGCTTCCTTCCTTCAGGATTCGACGACCAGAAGTGTGCGCCTCAACCGAGGCCCGAGGGAAGCAGCCGCAATTACGCGATGACCCATCACGCGTTGCACCACAGGCGCGCGCAGATAAGCTTGATGGCGGCGAGATAGTTGGCAGCGTTCTTGTCGTATCGGGTGGCGATGCCCCGGAACTGCTTGATCCTGTTGAAGAAACGTTCGACGAGATTGCGCTGGCGGTGGAGCCAGGACGAAAATCCGAAGCGCTGTGTTCGGTTGGAACGGTTGGGGATGTTGGCCCAGATGTTCCTGGCGGCCGCAGCTTCGCGGATGGCGGTGCTATCATAGCCCTGTCGCCCAGAAGGGTGGCGCCTTCAGGAATGCTCTCGATCAATGCTTCGGCTTTACAGGCATCGTGAACCTGCCCTCCGGTCAGTCTCAGGCCGATAGGACGTCCATCAGCGTCGACAAGAGCGTGGAGCTTGGTCGTAAAGCCTCCCCTGGAACGTCCCATGCCATGATCTCCGGCTCCCCCTTTTTACCCGTCGCACCGTGTTGGTGGACGCGCATGCAGGTGGAATCAATCATCACCAGTTCGCCATTGTAGCCTGCGGAAACCGCCGCCAGCAGCCGATCCCACACCCAGCCTTTCGCCAGCGGACGAACCGGTTGTAACAGGTCGTCGATGGTCCATAGCGCTCCGGGATCTCTGCCCACGGAGCGCCCGATCGGAAACGCCAGAGAATGCCATTCAACACCCGGCGATCATCGACGCGCGGCACGCCACGCGGCTTGTTCGGCAACAATGGCTCGATAATCAGCCACTCTCTGTCCGTCAGCTCATACCGCCGTCGCGCCATCCAACATCTCCCAAGATCGGGAGCCTGAATCATGCCGAGCGACAAACCTCAAGCGCGCTTATGAGTTTACGCCCTAATGTGATCCTGATGGAAGGTAAGGCGGGTCAGGAGGCCGCGCGGCATCGTCTGGCGTATGTCATTGACTATGTGGCAAAAACTGATCCCGATTTGGCGTGCGCTGTCATTGGGTGGATCATTTCCGCAAATGGGCCATACAGAGGCCGGTTATCAGCCCGAAAGACTTGGTCCTGCGCGAACGATCGCTATCCCGCGTCCTGCAGCTAGCCGCCGCCATCAACACAATCCAGGGCAGAAGGCACAGTTCAAGGCGCGTCAGCAGATTGAGGTGACCCGATCCCCTACCGTGCGGACATTCCCACATTGGCCGCGATGTTCAACCTCTGTCCGCGCCCGGACAGTGGCCGTAGCCGACGACCACTGGATTGTGGCCACCACCATCCGCCGGACCTGGGACAAGAGGAGAGCGGGGATCGGACTTGCCGGGCGATCGTCAGGCTGGCCCGAAACTCATTTTCTGGTTGATGTCCCGCACTGGTCCGCCGCCGCATCGGAGAGGCGAACCGGCGGCAGGGAAACATGCTGGGCCATGTCCCGTTCGCGATCAGCGACATTTACACCAGCCCGGATCCGGCCATTTTAGGCCTCGCGCTCCGCACCACACAGGAGATTATCGACGAGATCGAGGCCCTCGCCCCGGCGCTTACTGCGACGATACCGCGAGGTCAGATGCTCCATGCTAAAAGCGATGGAGAAAAAACGTCGAATTTCCAAGGGTTTCTGACTGGAGCGGGTAGCGGGGATCGAACCCGCATCACAAGCTTGGAAGGCTAGTGCTCTACCATTGAGCTATACCCGCCCGTCAGGAGGAAGCGCACTGCCAGTTTTGCGGCGCCTTCGTCAATACTTAAAGCGACTTGGCGACCGGTCCAGCGAAGCGTCAGGACGAAACGAATTGCACGGCATGCCTAGCAGACAGCGGCGCTCCGCGTCGTGTGGGCCGCGCCCGTTCGCTGCTCGAAAGAGGAGCATAGATTTCTTCAGCAAGCCGATCCCACAAGAATCAATGAAGGCTTACAAAAGATCCGGCATCGGGGAATACAGGTACCAAATGCCGGTGATGAAAGCGCCAAAATCCCATACACTCTTGACGAACCCAAAATTGTGGCAAATGAAGGTGACGGTTTGGGACGATTTGATCTTACAGCCGAACTGGGCAAATTTGGGGCAGAACCGCCACGAAATCAGCTTATACCCTTGATTTATATGGAAAAATTTGGCACCTGCCATCGCCTTGACATCGCAGGGGTCGCAAGTTCGGTCGGGCACGCGCAACACTGACATTCGATTCAGCGAACGACTGATGGGTTTTGCATGTCTCTGCTATCTTTTTGCGAAATTAGCTGCTCACCTGGTTCAACGTGTCGGCTAGTAAATCAACTGCTACCGCTAGCCGCTCGTCAAGCAATGCGAGGAGTTGTGTCCAACCGAGCATATCGTTCAGTTCTCCTGGGCCGTCGGATATGCCGCGCAGGCCCATCAGGGGGACGGTGAAGCGCTGGCAGGCTCGGGTGATGGCGAAGGTTTCCATATCGACCATATCGGCGTCTATAAGTGCATATTCCTCGCCGCCTATGATGTTTGCACCGGTTGAAAGTCGCGCCGCGGGAATGTCGAGAGGGGCGTGCAGCGGTAGATCGACGGGGTGATCTATGAACGGAGTCACCCCCTTTGCGAAACCGAGGCGGGAGGCGTCCATGTCACGCCAGGACACGCTTGCGACCTGATAGACCTCCCCCAGCTGACAGGCGCGGGAGCCAGCTGAGCCCAGTGACACAACAAGGTCAGGCAGAGCATCATGTTGGTGAAGTTGCTGAAGCGCCAGGCTGGTTGTGATCGCGGCTTCGATGGGGCCAACGCCTGTCATTAGTGGCGTGAAGCGGGAACGGAGATGCGGGCCGTATTCATCCTCGATCGCCATTAGGAAGAGGATGCGCTTTCCGGCGATTAGTTCGCAATTTGGTTGGCGGGGGAAATTCATGAAGGAAACCGTTAATTGCCGGGGAATTTGAGGAGGGCGGCGGTGGCGATGCCGTCGGCTTCGAGGGCGGAGCGGCCGCCGAGGTCGGGCAAGTCGATGGCGAAGAGGGCCAGGAGCAAAGTGGCGCCTTGTTCGCGGAGGAGCTGGGCGGCGGCGAGAGCGGTCCCGCCGGTGGCAATGAGGTCATCGACCAGCAGGACGCGGGCGCCCTGCCCTATCTGTCCTTCATGCAATTCGAGGCGGTCGGTGCCATATTCCAACACATAATCGATGCCGACGGTCTTGCCGGGTAGCTTGCCCGATTTGCGGATCGGAACGAAGCCGAGACCAAGCGCATGAGCGAGTGCCGATCCAAGCACGAAGCCGCGCGCCTCAATGCCAACGACGATGTCAGCGTCGAGCGGCCGGGCGATCGCGGCAAGCCCGCTGACGAGCCCCGAGAAGCCATCCGCATCGGCGAGCAGCGTCGTGATGTCGCGGAACAGGATGCCGGGCTTTGGAAAGTCGGGGATGGTCCGGACCAGCGCGGCGAGTTCATCTAGATCCATGTAAACTCCCAATGAAAAAGGGGCGCGGTGTCATCATGACGCCGCGCCCCTTCCCTATTCATTCCCTTGGCCGAAAGGCGGTCAGGCGGCCTTTTTCTTGTCGGCCCAGATATTCTGGTAGGACATATAGGCCAGCGCCGTTGCGATCAGCAGGAACACGATGGTCGCCAGACCCGCGCGGCGGCGGTTCTCAAGCTTGGGTTCGGCGGTCCAGGTCAGGAACGCGGCCACGTCCTTCGCCATCTGGTCAACCGTTGCCTTGGTGCCGTCGCCATAGGTCACCTGACCGTCAGCCGTCAGCGGGGGAGCCATGGCCAGGTTCAGGTTGGCGAAATAGGGGTTGTAGTGCAGCCCCTGCGGCGTCTTGGCATCCGGGAAGTGCTTCAGTAGCTCAGCAGGCTGGCTCTGGAAGCCAGTCAGCAGCGAGTAGACATAGGCCGACCCATCATGGCGCGCCTTCGTCATGAGCGACAGATCCGGCGGGATCGCATTGTTGTTCGCCGCCATCGCCGCAACATTGTTGGCGAAGGGCTTGGGGAAGTAATCCGCCGGGACCGGAGCACGCGTCGACATCTCACCCGTCTTGGGATCAACGTCAGGCGTCTTGATCGCCCACTGCTTGGCGATCGCCTTGATCTCCGCCTCATTGTAGCCAATGCCCTTGAGGTCGCGGAAAGCGACGAACTTCAGGCT is a window from the Sphingobium sp. Cam5-1 genome containing:
- a CDS encoding glycosyltransferase family 2 protein, which translates into the protein MNVSMDVVVTTHNDAEFLREALLSIIYGSKGTNLVQSIVVVDDASRSSEAEMADRIVDEIRLIHSDIILIRNSGNCGLSHSRNRGLRFCSAEYVTFLDADDLKPAGWGAMVKDILEAEKPDYLFTASALIDDQQNFLPFYDEDRFSRLFKGKSIQAFGSNTRFIPLILEPQIGNKYFKLEFINKYLFPIGRKFEDLYLIARMTLDLDNVLGANVITHLYNVTERSSRVTMMPKLKGDIIGNLAGLSAIYAHHFDSKADKLRLERNQAGSLSAKNLDRQLRVLDLERQLAFAALKCAFARMLDWSINTIGISDVEAFADRAARVLQSMPTNPSVAKLLGDVGDPTTFKWYDDLVNILINGDRGYLGQVYA
- the glf gene encoding UDP-galactopyranose mutase, which produces MRTHLFFATAPSRLIQGSIMRICIVGAGFSGATIARYLAENGIASLVIDERNHLAGNCHTERDPETGVMVHKYGPHIFHTGIERVWEFINRHGVMMPYVNRVKANVANKVYSLPVNLHTINQFFGKALSPKEARAFVESKARMDIVDPQTFEDQALRFVGNDLYEAFFKGYTRKQWGCEPSELPASILKRLPLRFNYDDNYFNHPYQGMPRDGYTAIIADILNHPGIDVRLGVRHEDLAEDFAHTFYSGPLDRYFNYDLGRLGYRTLDFVPERAEGDYQGAAVINYPDESVPFTRISEHKHFAPWEAASFEKTIVFREYSRLCGPDDIPYYPIRMVAETKLLEQYEARAAQEPNITFIGRLGTYQYLDMDVTIDQAMDVAEAWLAKAKVASL
- a CDS encoding IS110 family transposase encodes the protein MKHYAGLDLSMETTQVCIVDENGRKLVSEKEESSPEAIATLLERYGPIERAVIETGRMSPAICLGLRDLGVPVVCIDARQAHQSLKAMKANKTDPHDAAGLAQLARTGFYKEVHVKSPTAHGVRSVITARGHLVEARVRLDNMIRGLCATFGYRPGAGQGKAFLERIMQAAHIPGLGDAITSLLSVRAELVEQIKEMDRRLRIIASQSQACEILLTIPGVGVQTSAAFAAAVDEAGRFRQSRNAGAYFGLVPRRHQSGELDWTGRITKQGDGTVRKLLYEAANSILTRSRETFALKTWAMKIARRRGLKKARVALARRLAVIMHAMLRDGTLFQA
- a CDS encoding 5'-methylthioadenosine/S-adenosylhomocysteine nucleosidase (Enables the cleavage of the glycosidic bond in both 5'-methylthioadenosine and S-adenosylhomocysteine), encoding MNFPRQPNCELIAGKRILFLMAIEDEYGPHLRSRFTPLMTGVGPIEAAITTSLALQQLHQHDALPDLVVSLGSAGSRACQLGEVYQVASVSWRDMDASRLGFAKGVTPFIDHPVDLPLHAPLDIPAARLSTGANIIGGEEYALIDADMVDMETFAITRACQRFTVPLMGLRGISDGPGELNDMLGWTQLLALLDERLAVAVDLLADTLNQVSS
- a CDS encoding adenine phosphoribosyltransferase, which translates into the protein MDLDELAALVRTIPDFPKPGILFRDITTLLADADGFSGLVSGLAAIARPLDADIVVGIEARGFVLGSALAHALGLGFVPIRKSGKLPGKTVGIDYVLEYGTDRLELHEGQIGQGARVLLVDDLIATGGTALAAAQLLREQGATLLLALFAIDLPDLGGRSALEADGIATAALLKFPGN
- a CDS encoding cytochrome c1; amino-acid sequence: MVRIGAFLVGLFFAGWLLISFLVGAVAYVSEPPAATVEHEFHKHPKEVDFSFNGPFGKFDQPQLQRGFQVFKEVCSACHSLKFVAFRDLKGIGYNEAEIKAIAKQWAIKTPDVDPKTGEMSTRAPVPADYFPKPFANNVAAMAANNNAIPPDLSLMTKARHDGSAYVYSLLTGFQSQPAELLKHFPDAKTPQGLHYNPYFANLNLAMAPPLTADGQVTYGDGTKATVDQMAKDVAAFLTWTAEPKLENRRRAGLATIVFLLIATALAYMSYQNIWADKKKAA